The following coding sequences lie in one Cupriavidus sp. WKF15 genomic window:
- a CDS encoding ATP-binding protein, giving the protein MTPAKQLRKAIESCELPHPQFLQQFNPLRQRIEDALDGAASRIERVVGPSRVGKSMLINALKRTFPETKINGRRHVPVLVVPVPTPVSPLLLPSSVLAALGLPVQRNITKGAMDTRMLDQLNLAGTRAVLFEEASHLVELGARVPPRSAGDWFKTLADSHNLTVILFGVPRLQRLFDSNEQLRLRSSAARHLLPYDSRIPEDMKAFYHCVATYANRFRDRGYPIDLPAPALTFQCYLLTGGLIGVLSRFMQELASQLAYDAPRTVTFADCQAAANAIEAAGSRHFPAFGSAEALHAEVAPAALHQAFVQVMNDNDLPVPVIREQAGGVA; this is encoded by the coding sequence ATGACGCCGGCGAAGCAACTACGCAAAGCGATTGAAAGCTGCGAACTTCCTCATCCGCAGTTCCTCCAGCAGTTCAACCCGCTCAGACAGCGCATCGAGGACGCCTTGGACGGAGCCGCAAGCCGCATTGAGCGCGTAGTGGGTCCATCGCGAGTCGGGAAGTCGATGCTTATCAATGCGCTCAAGCGCACCTTTCCGGAAACGAAGATTAACGGGCGTCGCCATGTGCCAGTCCTCGTCGTGCCGGTGCCTACGCCCGTGTCGCCACTGCTGCTGCCCTCGAGCGTTCTCGCCGCGCTTGGCTTGCCAGTGCAACGCAATATCACGAAGGGGGCCATGGACACGCGTATGCTGGACCAGCTGAATCTTGCCGGTACGCGCGCCGTGCTATTTGAGGAAGCCAGCCACCTGGTTGAACTGGGCGCGCGCGTGCCGCCACGTTCGGCCGGCGACTGGTTCAAGACGCTGGCGGATTCGCACAACCTGACGGTGATTCTGTTCGGCGTGCCACGTCTGCAGCGTTTGTTCGACAGCAATGAGCAATTGCGCCTGCGGTCGTCAGCGGCTCGCCATCTTTTGCCATACGACTCCCGTATTCCAGAAGACATGAAGGCTTTTTATCACTGCGTGGCAACCTACGCGAATCGCTTTCGCGACCGCGGGTACCCGATTGACCTGCCAGCGCCAGCGCTCACCTTCCAGTGCTACCTCTTGACCGGGGGATTGATTGGCGTACTGAGCCGATTCATGCAAGAGCTGGCCAGTCAGCTGGCGTATGACGCACCGCGTACCGTCACTTTTGCGGACTGCCAGGCAGCGGCGAATGCCATCGAGGCCGCTGGTTCTCGCCACTTCCCCGCGTTTGGGTCCGCCGAAGCACTGCATGCAGAAGTCGCACCAGCAGCGCTTCATCAGGCCTTCGTGCAAGTAATGAATGACAACGACCTCCCGGTTCCTGTCATCCGTGAGCAAGCTGGAGGCGTGGCATGA
- a CDS encoding TniQ family protein → MSLVLTYAPQDDESGLGYYRRLAADNILSNWREVAGLAGVQRNRSALLGHADFVAGQLGLEISWAQFASHQDTACRSWGRLHRAQTDAVCPACLAEFGYLRHYWEHTYVTACPHHRIRLVDRCNDCGELLSPYRYHVDRCECGHDLHMLPRIASTGAQHWLSALIASSGKHSGSIEPALRGVDIITLGKVVRTLCLFADPRVPSPRQSAALPKSIAEAVDLLAPLETLLADWPAGFRSHVEGRIDAGKADARTLNTLLGPWYIGLRKLCQGTALEPFLKVIIEVAAVRFDGALGLDSAKAMVEEATEYVRASDAAQAIGVSVSRMHKAIQTGECDSRTRRVGTRGQVYEVPRAEVTRIQERRSEWVNAAQACELAGVPASVLEHMMSAGVIRSDVNWRQDILKGGLVEHRSILELVQHIGEAAEPSAATDDEKLTWAGLTSRRMGDRQAIQSAMQAISEGRVKAIARGRRLGDMVFRRADVASYFGTPLLEAGMSIHQLSKFTGWKWESISHWINEGLLDSQSIVLRGQACRVVMPHQLLAFRQTYVPLADLARGMGTKSSALSRLLSGIELVGAQQLPGGVARGGLIRIAELGRLAVLGARAGQDLFVSASPVQWAGI, encoded by the coding sequence ATGAGCCTGGTCCTGACGTATGCCCCGCAGGATGACGAATCCGGGCTAGGCTATTACCGCCGGCTCGCCGCCGACAATATCCTGTCCAACTGGCGTGAAGTGGCGGGGCTAGCAGGCGTACAGCGCAATCGCAGTGCGCTGCTTGGCCACGCGGATTTTGTCGCGGGGCAGCTGGGTCTCGAGATTTCGTGGGCGCAATTTGCGAGCCACCAGGATACCGCATGCCGAAGTTGGGGCCGATTGCATCGAGCCCAGACCGATGCCGTCTGCCCAGCCTGTCTAGCTGAATTTGGGTACTTACGCCACTACTGGGAGCACACCTATGTCACCGCATGTCCCCACCACCGCATCAGGCTCGTTGACCGATGCAATGACTGCGGTGAGCTGCTGTCGCCGTATCGCTACCACGTGGACAGATGCGAATGCGGTCATGACCTCCACATGCTGCCTCGAATTGCCTCGACGGGCGCTCAGCACTGGCTGTCGGCACTCATTGCCAGTAGCGGCAAACACTCGGGGAGCATAGAGCCAGCCTTGCGTGGGGTGGACATCATTACCTTGGGCAAGGTTGTCCGCACGCTTTGCCTGTTCGCTGACCCCAGAGTGCCATCTCCCCGTCAAAGCGCTGCATTGCCAAAATCCATTGCTGAAGCTGTCGATTTGCTCGCGCCACTCGAGACGCTGCTGGCCGACTGGCCAGCGGGCTTCCGGTCGCATGTCGAGGGACGTATTGACGCAGGTAAGGCCGATGCGCGAACACTGAACACGTTGCTCGGCCCCTGGTACATCGGATTGCGCAAACTTTGTCAGGGAACCGCGCTGGAGCCGTTTCTAAAAGTCATCATCGAAGTTGCTGCCGTACGGTTCGATGGGGCGCTCGGGCTGGATTCGGCGAAGGCGATGGTGGAGGAGGCGACCGAGTACGTGCGCGCGTCGGACGCAGCGCAAGCTATCGGCGTCAGCGTTTCCCGTATGCATAAAGCCATCCAGACCGGGGAGTGCGATTCCCGCACGCGTCGCGTGGGTACGCGTGGGCAAGTCTATGAAGTCCCGCGCGCCGAGGTCACGCGCATCCAGGAGCGGCGCAGTGAATGGGTGAACGCCGCACAGGCCTGCGAATTGGCCGGCGTGCCGGCGTCGGTGCTGGAACACATGATGTCCGCCGGGGTGATTCGGTCCGATGTGAACTGGCGCCAGGACATTCTGAAGGGCGGATTGGTCGAGCACCGTTCCATACTGGAACTGGTCCAGCACATCGGGGAAGCGGCTGAGCCCTCGGCAGCCACGGACGATGAAAAGCTCACGTGGGCAGGGCTGACCAGCCGGCGCATGGGTGACAGACAGGCCATTCAGTCTGCGATGCAGGCCATTTCTGAAGGCCGGGTGAAGGCTATCGCGCGCGGTCGTCGACTAGGTGACATGGTCTTCCGCCGCGCGGACGTGGCCTCATACTTTGGCACGCCTTTGCTCGAAGCGGGCATGTCGATTCACCAGCTGTCGAAGTTCACCGGTTGGAAATGGGAGAGCATTTCTCACTGGATAAACGAGGGCTTGCTGGATTCTCAATCGATTGTGCTGCGCGGCCAGGCGTGCCGGGTCGTGATGCCGCATCAGCTGCTTGCGTTCCGGCAGACCTACGTTCCCCTTGCGGACCTGGCACGTGGCATGGGCACCAAGTCATCTGCACTGTCGAGACTGTTGTCCGGCATCGAGCTGGTTGGTGCGCAGCAGCTCCCCGGTGGGGTTGCCCGCGGCGGACTGATTCGCATTGCAGAGTTGGGCCGGCTCGCCGTTCTCGGTGCGAGGGCTGGCCAGGACCTGTTCGTATCCGCATCGCCGGTGCAATGGGCCGGCATATGA
- a CDS encoding IS5 family transposase, whose amino-acid sequence MKQTDLGLNLSTKRTRKREFLDEMNRVVPWADLVMLIAPYAPEGKRGRPPFAVEAMLRIHFLQQWFGLSDPAMEEALHDVPLYREFAGLDNWTVRLPDESTILRFRHLLERHKLAAQILALVNDILRDKGLMLRAGTVVDATLISAPSSTKNASGERDPEMHQSKKGNQWYFGMKAHIGVDAESGLVHTVRGTAGNINDVVEANSLLHGEETDAFGDAGYQGVEKRPDARADVNWHVAMKPGKRRVLDQSKPLGALVDQVERIKAGIRAKVEHPFRVIKRQFGYTKVRYRGLRKNTAQVMTLFALSNLWMARGKLLAAEA is encoded by the coding sequence ATGAAGCAAACTGACCTTGGACTGAACTTGTCGACCAAGCGCACCCGCAAGCGCGAATTTCTGGACGAGATGAACCGCGTGGTGCCGTGGGCCGATCTGGTGATGCTGATCGCTCCGTACGCCCCGGAGGGCAAGCGCGGCCGTCCCCCGTTCGCGGTCGAGGCAATGCTGCGCATCCACTTTCTTCAACAATGGTTCGGCCTGTCGGACCCGGCGATGGAAGAAGCGCTGCACGACGTGCCGCTGTATCGGGAGTTCGCCGGGCTGGACAACTGGACGGTGAGGCTGCCCGACGAGAGCACCATCCTGCGGTTCCGTCACCTGCTGGAGAGGCACAAGCTGGCCGCTCAGATTCTCGCGCTGGTAAACGACATCCTTCGCGACAAGGGATTGATGCTGCGCGCGGGCACGGTGGTGGACGCGACGCTGATCAGCGCACCGAGTTCGACCAAGAATGCGTCGGGCGAACGCGACCCGGAGATGCACCAGAGTAAGAAAGGAAACCAGTGGTATTTCGGCATGAAAGCGCACATTGGCGTGGACGCCGAAAGCGGGCTGGTGCACACGGTGCGGGGCACGGCTGGCAACATCAACGACGTGGTTGAGGCCAACAGCCTGCTGCATGGCGAGGAAACCGACGCGTTTGGCGATGCGGGTTATCAGGGCGTGGAGAAGCGTCCTGACGCGCGGGCGGACGTGAACTGGCACGTGGCGATGAAGCCAGGCAAACGTCGCGTTCTGGACCAAAGCAAACCGCTTGGCGCGCTCGTCGATCAAGTCGAGCGAATCAAGGCGGGCATCCGGGCCAAGGTCGAGCATCCGTTCCGGGTCATCAAGCGGCAGTTCGGCTACACCAAGGTCCGCTATCGAGGGCTGAGGAAGAACACCGCGCAAGTCATGACCTTGTTCGCGCTGTCCAACTTGTGGATGGCGCGCGGCAAACTGCTGGCTGCTGAGGCATGA
- a CDS encoding helix-turn-helix transcriptional regulator codes for MLPVVADGGGRCREEDVGTTSNTQRHRTPAEIEAELGERLKTLRVHRNLDQATLSARAGISVRTLRNLESGTGSSLRTLIQVIRALGREQWLETIAPVPTINPLMLTRTASPRQRASKPRLKKQA; via the coding sequence ATGTTGCCGGTTGTTGCGGATGGGGGTGGAAGATGTCGGGAGGAAGATGTGGGGACGACGAGCAATACTCAAAGGCATAGGACTCCGGCAGAGATTGAGGCGGAGCTAGGGGAACGATTGAAGACGCTACGGGTACACCGGAACCTGGACCAGGCCACACTGTCAGCGAGGGCGGGTATCAGCGTTCGCACTTTGCGAAATCTCGAGAGTGGCACTGGCTCGTCGCTGCGTACTCTTATCCAAGTTATTCGCGCCCTTGGGCGCGAGCAGTGGTTGGAAACAATTGCTCCAGTTCCGACCATCAATCCACTCATGTTGACTCGGACTGCGTCTCCGCGTCAGCGCGCTAGCAAGCCAAGACTCAAGAAGCAAGCGTGA